CACGCCGCATCCGCCCGGAGTGGCGCGGCGGGGAGATCTACTTCAAGGCGTGCGACGGCAAAGGGAATGAGAGGTGACTTCATGACGAACAGCCAGAACAAGAAACCGGATACCGACCCTTTCTTTGGCCGAATGAACGACCCCACGGCTTCAGGCGCGATCAAGGGCCCGTGCGGGGACGAGATGGAGTTCTATCTCGATATACGGGGCGACCGCATCGAAGCGGTCCGCTACTACACGGATGGCTGCGGTCACACCCGGATGTGCGGCTCCGCGGTCGCGCGCAGGGCCCAAGGGAAGACGGTCCTCGAGGCGCTGGGCATAAGCCCGCGCGAGATCATTGACGCGCAGGAATGTCTGCCGGACGAAGGCAAGCACTGCGCGATCCTGGCTGTGAGCACGCTGTATCGGGCCTTGGCGGCCTATCTATTGGCGCCCTGAAAGATGAAGACTGAAATCGAATGTATCCCCTGTTTCGTGCGCCAAGCTGTAGAAGCCGTCGCATTGATCGTGAAAGATCCCGCACGTCGGGAGGCCCTGTTGCGCAAGCTCCTGCACGAGATCGCCAACTCGGAATGG
The genomic region above belongs to Kiritimatiellia bacterium and contains:
- a CDS encoding iron-sulfur cluster assembly scaffold protein — encoded protein: MTNSQNKKPDTDPFFGRMNDPTASGAIKGPCGDEMEFYLDIRGDRIEAVRYYTDGCGHTRMCGSAVARRAQGKTVLEALGISPREIIDAQECLPDEGKHCAILAVSTLYRALAAYLLAP